Proteins encoded together in one Acanthopagrus latus isolate v.2019 chromosome 19, fAcaLat1.1, whole genome shotgun sequence window:
- the si:ch211-285f17.1 gene encoding sickle tail protein homolog isoform X9, producing MSRSPKHGPSPQPGVGDQVDHLSLASLESLDTMSDVDTPTGFTRGTRVRASLPVVRSTNQTKDRSLGVLYLQYGDETKQIRMPNEVTSIDTVRALFVSAFPQQLTMKMLESPSVAVYVKDDMRNMYYELSDVRSITDHSCLKVYHKDPAQAFSHGPRPANGDARMHSEMVHASRDGPHPLRQPPLHHPIQGALPPSPHSMPPSPSRIPFGPRQGSIPGSATIPRDRVSTANPQARSNSPCPSAILERRDVKPDEDLGGKSHSLTRGNEGLYADPYLLQEGRMTIATAHAPHPNPGLDGSDHGIGGFHRASIRSTSSYGSPTDTMDHPSLYRQKSRNSQLPTLGSKTPPPSPHRMAEIRMIDIHGGPPHGGPPHGGPPHGGPPHGGPPHGGPPHGGPPHGGPPHGGPPHGMPPHAVTMERGSPVRQSFRKEEVAGTKPRGNMGSPVVADLQGHLQGPIPPVNDHQTRERMKAMEHQIASLTGLVQHALLKGPNASGTKEPPSERPPKTSSPAHSAHSSGGSPVLAPKTNAAPSDKGSVPLKINLLQFRKNVSDLRMQLHQMRQLQLQNQEALRVQLKRAEQEISVKLAEAMRGLEDPVQRQRALVEEDRHKYLGLEERVLTQLGDLEQFVVSLQKDSAATHRVVTLKDVEEGAVTLRKVGESLAGLKGEFPALQTRMRAVLRVEVEAVKFLKEEPHKLDSMLKRVKSLTDTLSGLRRSASEGPQKGPDPSTNVPVSNSPSAAASAEPPAEAPPPSAQPGSTSPSLEPQSSTIRSEVMPSSPVVIHHVQSSPVHMQQSQQSAALTAQPSPPLTPSPSQVPSPNPSKGQGRESPKGAALDPPSPARHKKTHGNLVNNGNGTANQGLVIEELQNSQDKSKSRAMSIEAAEKEWEERRQNMGHYDGKEFEKILQEAQANMMKGIPSLDVEENPGLPPPPPAAAAAGEQAEIQNPVESPTEEPQAELQSDKQAKKGPEKLPKPVMEKPAKPALERPSKTATKPAPIDIFTKQGSEKANKSPPPPPPRKTFPSSSSGMTTTRSGEVVYTSRKESVSTQEVEDDTPPPTPPQTKPAKVPPETKPKPATPPPVTASVPAEEEDEGDKIMAELQVFQKCTVKDVGVKNVVEPTPRIEPQIRELRPGPILPLKEKKQSSEPSQEEKDPDTDENGNSTHRQSQGVIYYVTGQIPKEQPPPPGTEEVPEHQDRPSTQVSNVNVNDNSPSQQQQQQQQQQQEPPLSPPPKSPPPISPKPVGLKGFKLPRKQVKRSESLKTSTEMEKGKMLNKINTEKKSKVIKLHVSSSKKIMSEPVVTTTTSTIREAPKSSGPPPKKVPIEDIDPPKANCDEGNEEASLSPDLPGEEAPPPPDNIAFMITNTKVQALSCGEYQQLVNAKKGSVQTVTVGSATNRGNTTENSSVPEDNGFNKKPVIIIFDEPMDIRSAYKRLSTIFECEEELDRMLAEERIEEEDEESETEKSVGQQEKAERTEVVDGKTISSSQITADHVSLSSSSSSSISDSGGNLESNGDTKQDGKRKFKFKFPKKQLAALSQAIRTGSKAGKKTLQVVVYEDEEEGDGTIRQHKEAKRFEIARSKSSVDTTKVTGSSGLKRQNSDSQVRTNEIRKNTYKTLDSLEQTIKQLETTISEMGPHSPVEPVGTEEAKTGNGKSPDGVGLKRSSSLPTSRGSGPKVPSKNSLQKKTKPQLLPRPVVVPTTTTTVPSAPSTVQQNASVASPTSRMPVPLSAKSRQSPGTTDKAGKQQKLQDAQRQFRQANGSAKRVGGDHKTTSPTIPISKIPAFYPSSTKGSSQSAQNSDATNPINPASSSSSSSSSSSSVTKSSILSSHAPRSGSLPSSHIPSLSNGSLKLPTASQHTGKALSFPSQTQNGRVHSSSSSSFSSSSSSSSSPSPLSPTPLGPGGKSIRTIHTPSFTSYRSHNGSSGKSCIPTATAAKDTT from the exons AGCAGAAGCCCAAAGCACGGCCCTAGTCCGCAACCCGGCGTCGGCGACCAGGTCGACCACCTGTCCCTGGCCTCCCTGGAGTCACTGGACACCATGTCTGACGTGGACACGCCCACAGGATTCACCCGCGGCACCCGGGTCCGTGCTAGCCTGCCGGTGGTGCGATCCACCAACCAGACGAAGGACCGCTCACTAG gtgtgCTGTACCTGCAATACGGGGATGAGACCAAACAGATCCGTATGCCTAATGAGGTCACCAGCATCGACACTGTCAGGGCTCTGTTCGTTAGTGCCTTCCCGCAGCAGCTCACCATGAAGATGCTGGAGTCGCCCAGCGTCGCCGTCTACGTCAAGGACGACATGAGGAACATGTACTACGAGCTCAGCGACGTCAG GAGCATCACGGATCACTCCTGCCTGAAGGTCTACCACAAAGATCCAGCACAAGCGTTCAGCCATGGGCCAAGACCTGCCAACGGGGATGCCAGG ATGCACAGTGAGATGGTGCATGCCAGTCGTGATGGCCCGCACCCTCTGAGACAGCCCCCGCTACACCACCCCATTCAGGGAGCACTACCCCCAAGTCCACACTCCATGCCCCCATCCCCCTCCAGAATCCCGTTTGGCCCACGACAGGGCTCTATACCTGGGAGCGCTACAATCCCAAGGGACCGAGTGTCTACCGCAAATCCTCAGGCCCGCTCCAACTCGCCCTGTCCCAGCGCCATCCTGGAGAGACGGGATGTCAAGCCAGATGAGGATTTGGGCGGTAAAAGCCACAGTCTAACCAGGGGAAATGAGGGGTTGTATGCAGACCCATACTTGCTCCAAGAGGGCAGAATGACCATAGCCACTGCCCACGCACCACACCCCAACCCCGGGCTTGATGGTTCAGATCATGGCATTGGCGGATTTCACCGTGCCTCCATCCGCTCCACAAGCTCTTACGGCAGCCCCACAGACACTATGGATCACCCCTCGCTCTACAGGCAGAAGTCTAGAAACAGCCAGCTGCCTACTTTGGGCTCCAAgactcctcctccatcccctcatCGGATGGCTGAGATACGGATGATTGACATCCATGGCGGGCCTCCTCACGGCGGGCCACCTCATGGCGGGCCACCTCATGGCGGGCCACCTCATGGAGGGCCTCCTCATGGAGGGCCTCCTCATGGAGGGCCTCCTCATGGCGGGCCACCTCATGGCGGGCCTCCTCATGGTATGCCACCTCATGCCGTTACCATGGAGAGAGGCTCACCTGTGCGCCAGTCCTTCAGGAAGGAGGAAGTGGCAGGGACCAAGCCCCGGGGCAACATGGGATCACCTGTGGTTGCAGACCTCCAGGGTCACCTTCAGGGGCCCATCCCACCTGTCAATGACCATCAGACACG AGAGCGAATGAAGGCAATGGAGCACCAGATTGCCAGCTTGACTGGCCTTGTTCAGCATGCACTTTTAAAGGGGCCAAACGCTAGTGGCACCAAGGAGCCTCCAAG TGAGAGACCACCGAAGACCTCGTCTCCTGCCCACAGCGCCCACAGCTCAG GTGGTTCCCCAGTTTTGGCTCCCAAGACCAATGCAGCCCCATCTGACAAGGGCTCGGTTCCTCTCAAAATCAACCTCCTGCAGTTCAGGAAGAACGTTTCTGACCTCAGGATGCAGCTACATCAGATGAGGCAGCTGCAG CTCCAGAACCAGGAGGCGCTCCGAGTCCAGCTGAAGCGGGCAGAGCAGGAGATCAGTGTTAAACTCGCAGAAGCCATGCGAGGCCTGGAGGACCCTGTCCAGAGGCAGAGGGCTTTGGTGGAAGAGGACAGGCACAAGTACTTAGGTCTGGAGGAGCGTGTCCTCACTCAACTCGG TGATCTGGAGCAGTTTGTAGTGTCTCTGCAGAAAGactcagcagcaacacacagagTTGTGACCCTGAAGGACGTGGAGGAGGGAGCAGTGACTCTGAGGAAGGTGGGAGAATCTCTGGCGGGGCTCAAAG GAGAGTTCCCGGCCCTCCAAACCAGAATGCGGGCTGTGCTCAGGGTGGAAGTGGAAGCTGTCAAGTTCTTGAAGGAGGAGCCTCATAAACTGGACAGCATGCTGAAAAGGGTCAAGAGCCTGACGGACACACTCAGCGGTCTGAGAAg atcTGCTTCAGAGGGCCCTCAGAAAGGACCCGATCCTTCCACTAATGTCCCAGTGAGCAACAGcccttcagcagcagcatcagcagaacCCCCTGCAGAGGCTCCCCCTCCGTCAGCCCAGCCTGGCTCCACATCACCCTCACTGGAGCCTCAGAGCTCCACCATCAGATCAGAGGTGATGCCCTCCTCTCCGGTGGTCATCCATCATGTCCAGAGCTCCCCGGTCCACATGCAGCAGTCCCAGCAGTCTGCAGCCTTGACAGCTCAGCCGAGTCCACCGCTCACCCCCAGCCCCTCTCAGGTCCCCAGTCCCAACCCAAGCAAGGGGCAAGGCCGGGAATCTCCCAAGGGGGCGGCCTTGGATCCACCGAGTCCCGCCCGTCATAAGAAGACACACGGGAACCTGGTGAATAATGGCAACGGCACTGCGAATCAGGGTCTTGTCATAGAGGAGCTCCAGAACAGTCAGGACAAGAGCAAAAGCAGAGCGATGTCCATAGAG GCAGCAGAGAAGGAGTGGGAAGAGCGGAGGCAGAACATGGGTCACTATGATGGGAAAGAGTTTGAAAAGATCCTCCAGGAGGCCCAGGCCAACATGATGAAGGGCATTCCCAGTCTGGATGTTGAAGAGAACCCAGgactgcctcctcctcctcctgctgctgctgctgctggagagcaAGCAGAGATCCAGAACCCTGTGGAGTCACCAACAG AAGAGCCCCAGGCTGAGCTTCAGTCTGACAAACAAGCCAAGAAGGGGCCTGAGAAGCTCCCAAAGCCTGTGATGGAGAAACCAGCCAAGCCTGCACTGGAGAGACCCTCCAAGACTGCCACCAAGCCGGCCCCCATCGACATCTTTACCAAGCAGGGTTCTGAGAAGGCTAATAagtccccaccaccacctcctccgaGGAAGACCTTCCCCAGCTCAAGCTCAGGCATGACCACCACACGCTCTGGCGAGGTGGTTTACACCAGCAGGAAGGAGTCCGTCTCCACTCAG GAGGTCGAAGATGACACTCCACCTCCCACTCCACCCCAAACCAAGCCCGCCAAGGTTCCACCAGAGACCAAGCCGAAGCCGGCCACCCCTCCACCTGTCACCGCTTCTGTTCCcgcagaagaggaggatgaaggggaCAAGATCATGGCAGAGCTCCAG GTTTTCCAGAAGTGCACAGTTAAGGATGTAGGGGTGAAAAATGTGGTAGAACCAACCCCTCGAATTGAACCTCAAATCAGAGAGCTAAGACCGGGGCCCATATTGcccctgaaagagaaaaag CAGAGCTCAGAGCCCAGTCAAGAGGAAAAAGATCcagacacagatgaaaatgGCAATTCCACTCACCGACAGAGCCAAGGG GTCATATACTATGTGACTGGCCAGATTCCCAAAGAGCAACCACCCCCGCCTGGAACGGAGGAAGTCCCCGAACACCAAGATCGGCCTTCAACACAGGTGTCAAATGTCAATGTTAATGACAATTCTCcaagccagcagcagcaacagcagcagcagcagcaacaggagcCCCCTCTGTCTCCGCCGCCGAAATCACCTCCACCTATATCGCCTAAGCCTGTTGGACTTAAAGGATTCAAACTTCCAAGGAAGCAAGTAAAACGCTCCGAATCCTTGAAGACCAGCACAGAAATGGAGAAGGGAAAAATGCTCAACAAAATtaacactgaaaagaaaagcaaagtcATCAAGCTACATGTTTCTTCAAGTAAAAAGATAATGTCTgagcctgtggtaaccacaaCGACCAGCACAATAAGAGAGGCACCTAAAAGTTCTGGTCCTCCACCAAAAAAAGTTCCTATTGAGGATATTGATCCACCTAAAGCTAACTGTGATGAGGGTAACGAGGAGGCCAGTCTTAGTCCTGACTTGCCTGGAGAAGAGGCACCCCCACCCCCTGACAACATCGCATTTATGATCACTAACACCAAAGTTCAGGCCCTGTCATGTGGCGAGTACCAACAACTGGTCAATGCCAAGAAAGGAAGCGTCCAGACTGTCACTGTAGGTAGCGCTACTAACCGAGGGAACACCACAGAGAATTCCAGTGTGCCGGAGGATAATGGTTTCAACAAGAAGCCCGTCATCATCATTTTCGATGAGCCCATGGACATCCGCTCGGCTTACAAGCGCCTGTCTACCATCTTTGAATGTGAGGAGGAACTGGACAGGATGCTCGCGGAAGAGCGTattgaggaggaggatgaggagtcTGAAACAGAGAAGAGTGTAGGGCAGCAGGAAAAAGCTGAAAGGACCGAAGTGGTTGACGGCAAAACGATAAGCTCTTCACAAATCACTGCGGACCATGTTAGCTTATcgtcctcatcttcatcctcaaTCTCGGACAGTGGAGGCAATTTAGAGTCAAATGGTGACACCAAGCAGGATGGTAAGAGgaagttcaagttcaagttcccAAAGAAACAGCTGGCGGCACTTAGCCAGGCAATCCGCACTGGTTCCAAGGCAGGCAAGAAGACTTTACAGGTGGTCGTGtatgaagacgaggaggagggtGACGGTACCATCAGACAGCACAAAGAAGCAAAGAGATTTGAGATTGCACGCTCAAAATCCTCAGTGGACACTACCAAGGTGACAGGCTCATCCGGGCTGAAGAGACAGAACTCGGACTCCCAAGTCAGGACGAACGAGATCCGGAAGAACACCTACAAGACACTGGACAGCCTGGAGCAGACCATCAAGCAGCTGGAGACCACCATTAGCGAGATGGGACCACACTCCCCTGTGGAGCCAGTCGGCACAGAGGAAGCTAAGACAGGGAATGGGAAAAGCCCAGACGGAGTGGGGCTGAAGAGGTCTTCCTCTCTCCCTACCTCCAGAGGGTCAGGCCCTAAGGTACCCAGCAAAAATTCACTGCAGAAGAAGACTAAACCTCAGCTCCTTCCTCGCCCTGTAGTCGTCCCTACTACCACCACCACTGTCCCCAGTGCCCCCAGCACCGTACAACAG AACGCCAGTGTCGCTTCCCCTACTAGTCGGATGCCCGTCCCTTTGTCTGCGAAGTCCAGGCAGTCGCCGGGTACTACTgacaaagcaggaaaacaacaaaaactgcagGACGCTCAGAGGCAGTTCCGACAG GCTAACGGAAGTGCTAAAAGAGTGGGAGGGGATCATAAAACTACTTCCCCTACTATACCCATCTCTAAAATCCCCGCTTTTTATCCTAGCTCTACTAAAGGCAGCTCCCAGTCTGCACAAAACTCAGATGCTACTAATCCCATTAAccctgcctcttcctcctcctcctcctcctcttcctcctcctctgtgacaaagTCCTCTATCCTGTCCTCTCACGCTCCTCGTTCCGGTTCCCTACCCTCCTCCCACATCCCTTCCCTGTCTAACGGATCCCTCAAACTCCCCACAGCCTCACAGCACACAGGTAAAGCTCTCTCGTTTCCCTCGCAGACTCAGAATGGTCGAgtgcactcctcctcctcctcttcattctcctcctcatcctcctcctcctcctccccctcccctctgtcgCCCACACCTTTGGGCCCAGGTGGAAAGAGCATCCGCACCATACACACCCCCAGCTTCACCAGCTACAGGTCCCACAACGGCAGCAGCGGCAAATCCTGCATCCCAACAGCCACAGCAGCTAAGGACACTACCTAG